Proteins encoded together in one Zonotrichia leucophrys gambelii isolate GWCS_2022_RI unplaced genomic scaffold, RI_Zleu_2.0 Scaffold_974_18229, whole genome shotgun sequence window:
- the LOC135442066 gene encoding serine/threonine-protein kinase PAK 3-like: protein QGLHFLHSRQVIHRDIKSNNVLVGMDGSVKLGNFGLCAQLSPERSKRSSSVGTSSWMAPEVVRGEAYGPKVDIWSLGIMGLEMVEGEAPYQGEARLRVYELIERNGPPKLQKPRHHSAVLRDFLCCCLQADEDRCCSAQELLQHPFVTSGHPASSLAALIISAEQVQEDWRGDTCA from the exons CAAGGACTGCATTTCCTTCATTCCCGCCAAGTCATCCACAGAGACATCAAAAGCAACAACGTCCTTGTGGGCATGGATGGATCTGTCAAGTTGG GTAACTTTGgcctctgtgctcagctcagccctgagcgCAGCAAGCGCAGCTCCAGCGTCGGCACTTCCAGCTGGATGGCACCGGAGGTGGTGAGAGGAGAAGCCTATGGCCCCAAAGTAGACATCTGGTCCCTGGGGATCATGGGGCTGGAAATGGTGGAAGGGGAAGCTCCTTACCAGGGGGAAGCCCGTCTCAGG GTTTATGAACTGATAGAAAGGAATGGGCCCCCAAAACTGCAGAAGCCCAGGCACCACTCGGCTGTCCTGCGTgacttcctctgctgctgcctgcaggcagatGAGGacaggtgctgctctgcccaggaaCTCCTGCAG CATCCCTTTGTGACCTCAGGCCATCctgcctccagcctggctgctctgatcATCTCAGCCGAGCAAGTGCAGGAAGACTGGAGAGGAGACACCTGCGCCTGA